The sequence below is a genomic window from Pongo abelii isolate AG06213 chromosome 12, NHGRI_mPonAbe1-v2.0_pri, whole genome shotgun sequence.
TGGAAGTGGGATGCATTGTTATAATTACCATTATGATTGTTCTGGGTGTCTATTACCAATTCTACAGGTGCTGGCTCTTACAAGCCAGCCCATTATGAGGTAGACAGGGGATTTATCCTGCAGAGCCCACAGGTTCGTCTGCTCTAGACTGAGCCTGCAGACATCTTCCATCCCAGGGCCAAAGGGTAAGGGCCAGGGTTTCAGGTTCATCAAACTGCAGCCCTGGTCCATTCGTTTAGTGTGAGGAGGGGCACCAGTATGATGAGTGGTTAGTAATGGGTGCAAAGCGGGTGGGGGGATGCCTGGGTATGAGGGCTCCTCTTCCTGGGTCTAGCTCTAGCTCCAACACCTACCAGCTGTGTTACTTGAGCTAATCTCTCAGACCTCAGTTTTACcctataaaatgaggacaatgATGGTGTGAAGTGCATAGAGCTATTATGAGTATTAAAATTCATCAACAAAGATTTTTGTGTAGCTTCTATGTACTAGGAACACGGTTCCCGTCTTAGCTAGCCACCTGCTGAGACTGAAACCCTGAGCCTCCGTTTCTTCCTCTTTGGCCTGCACAGGTCCAGGTTGCTGCTATGGCTGGTTGGgcacctcctcctgcctccattcACCCTACGCCTCATTCCCACCTCCCGCAGCCTGAACTCATGCCCCTTCTTTGGACTACTCAGCTTGTAGCTGCCACACTCTGTCTGCATTATATATGTGGACACTGACTATTACCGGCAGGCCTGGCCACAGAGCCTAGGCCGAGGATTTACTAGTTTGGTCCTTGTCTAGCTCACACTAAccacctctcctttttttttttttttttttttttttgaggcagggtctccgtCTATTTCCCAGGatccaggatagagtgcagtggtatgatcaaaacacactgcagcctggaccttctgggctcaagtgatcctcccgcctccgcctcccaaagcacagggattccaggcgtgagctgccgctcCCGGCCTCACCTGGCCTTCTTTGTCGGGCTAGGTGGGGACTGGGAATTGCACAGGGCCACTTTCAAATCAAAGTCATAAGCACTTTGCTCTCTCCACAGAGCCCTCAGTGCTCTGCTGAAAGCAAGGAGGCTTTTTCCAAGGCTCTAGTTTTTCctccagggaaactgaggcacaaggcaGCAATGATTCCTGGGGGTCCTGCCTCCGCTCGTCTAGGTGAGGAGCCTATTCCAGGGGCTCCACtctgaaaacctagaagagagggGCGCGCACTACAATTCCCAGAGGACCCCGGGCTCAAGGGCGGTCCCCCGCCCCCCGCCTCCTCCGCACGACGAAGCCGGGTTCACCAATGGGAGCCCAGAGTGGGGCGAGCAGGGGCGGGACGGGGCGGGACTGCGGGGAGGTGGCCGGCGGGCGGCGCCGCCAGCCAGTAGCTCAGAGAGCGCGGGGTCTGGACAGCCGCGCGCTGCGGGTCTCCGGGCGGGCGCCGCGGGACCTCGCTGGGCCATGGGTAAGCGGCTCTGCGGCGCGGCCCGGACAGGGGCTCGGCGGCCCTGCAGGGAGGGTCAAGGTGCCGGCGCCGGGTCCCCTCCAGCCCTCGTGGCAGTCGGTGCGCTGTGTGGGGCGGAGAGGGGTCCGGGGTGGGCTTCGGGCCGCGGGCCAAGGGGAGCGAGCCCGGCCCGCGGCTTCAGCGCTCCCCGGCCGGCGCGGAAGGGGTGAGGCTGGGCGTCCGCGCGCGCTTCgagaaaaggaaagacaaaaagtTTTGGCGGCCAGGGGCTTCCCGGGCGTTTATCTCGAAACTCTTTTCGCCGTCTCTTGCCTGAAATGTGCCGAGCCCGGTACGGCTCTGTCGTCCCACTTCCTGCTGCGGTTTCCACCTCGAGCTGGGCTCAGCTAATTTGTTGTGACAGCTGTCTGCAGCCGCCCCTCCGCCCCGTGACATCCCGCGGGTTTCAGAACCGCGGCGCCGCCGGGCACAGACTCCGGGTCCGGGGCGCGCGGCCCTTTCCTCTGCGGCCGCCGTTTCCTGAAAGGGGCTGCGCGGGTGTGAAGAACTTGCTCAATGCGCTTTGAAGGCTCCACTGTTCCTCTTTCGGCCGCGGGCTGCGCCAATGGTCCGGGGAGCCCGGCTTCTCGCCCCCtgccccttccttctctttccctctctcttttcctctcctgtCTCTCCGCCTACCCGCCGCAGCCCCGCAGGAGAGGGGTCGCTTCCCTGGTTGCTCTCCTCTCCTGTCCCTCGTGTGTCCCCTTCTCTTCCCTCGGTCTGCAGAAgggacggggtggcggctggggaGCGTCGGGGGAAGAGGGCAAGAGCGTGGGCTGCGAGCTTGCAGGCGATGCCCGGCTTCGCGCTCGGCGGGAGCTGCGGGCCAACCCGGGCCCGCGCTCCGTCCCTCCGCGGTGTCTAGGGGTCGCCCGGGCTGAGTCGCGTCACCCTCCGCCCAGCGCCGGCGTGGTGGGGCTTGCGAGGTGCAGGACCCCCGAGGGCCCAGGAGGTCCCGAGGCGCTGCGGGTCCAGTGTCCCTTTGTTTGCAGAGTCTTGGGCCAGTAAGGAGGGCTCCGCGGGCCCCAGGGGAGGACAACAGGTGCCTCTTGCCCCACCCGGGCTCCTCTGGTGGGAGCCCACACGCACGGTGGCGTCACTGCGCCTACAGGCAACGCTAGAGCACAGGAGGGGTGGGAGATCGGGGCTCGAGGGCTTCACCCCACAGCAGAGCTCAGAGTCCAATCCAGGCCTTAGGGACCCGCCTGGGGCCTAGAACTTGGTGTGGCAGAGGTAGAAAGGGCCTCCGATAATCAGCTTCTACAGTTGAGAGACGTCAACTGGCACCTCTGAGCCTCTGCTCCGTAGGTGAAATGGGAACACACGAAACCATCTGAGGAGCTCTCACTGTCTGTCACCACCAAATGTGGCCCAGACTCAGTGGGGAGGGACAGCCCCATCCTGGAACTGGGGCTTTTAGGACATCCCAGAGCCCAGTAAGAGGGACAGGGGGAGTGGGGCTTGGAAGTTGGTAGCCTCACATTCAGTGTCCCCCGCACCTCCTTCCCTTTCTGTACCCTCTGGTGGCTCTTGTGGCCTCAGCTGCTCCCAGAGCCTGTCTCTCTCGCCCTCCCCCAAGCTGAGGTACTGAGGTCGGGCTGTGGCTTGAGCTGCACCTGTGCCCTGGTAGGGAGTGGGGGTCCCAGGCCCATCGCGTTTCTTCTCACTGCTGGCTCCAGCTCAGCCCTTGGCAGGCCCCCCTCCCCAAACTGCTGGAGCAAGCTCGCGTAGACTCGGCCTGGCCGCCGCTCCCGCTCCCGGGCTGCCGAGTGGACCAGCCGTTTCGCCGCTTCAAAGGCTGTCTTTGTTTTGCTCCAGCTCAAGCTCAGAGAAACTTAAGCCAACAACCTCAGCCGAGGGGGCGGGGCGGCGTCTGCTGGTTGTTATTGAGGCTGCTGTTACCATTATTGTGGTAATTGACGCAGTGTTCCCAGTCGGTGACTTTTCATCAAAGGAAGTGTCACTTCCTTCCCATCACACCCAGGGTGAGTGGGGCGGGCAGCAGAcagatggggagggagggagggagagaaggaaaggggtGTGTGCCTCCAGCAGACCCTTAAACTTGAGAGCTGTGTGGCCTTGTACTAGTCACTGCCCCTCTCTGGGCAACAGGGGTCTGTAAGTCCATTGCGCTCATCCTGCACCCAGGAGGCTGATGTTTCCGGAGCACCTGCTGGGCAGCGAGGTGCCTTGGGGAGGGAGCAGGACAGACAGGCCTCTGATCTTCTCACTGAGCCTGGCTGTGGTTTGTGGGGGAAGCCTCCTTTCTCTTCTCGCTTTTTTCTGCTGAGACCATTGGGCACATTGAGTCTAGCACGCCCATCTTGTAGATGGGGAAAGGGAGATACAGAAGCAGTGACCAACTTGGTAAGAGGTGCAGCCATGCGGTGCTAGAGCCCCTTGCCCCATCTGTCCTCTTGGCCCACTCTCATCTGCTTCAAGCTTGATGTCTGGCAGGGCAGGGGGCCCGCTGACTTCCACACATCCACCCACTGCCCGGCCCCATAGCTACCTTCTAGTCCTGGCTAAGCCCCGTGAGACATCTTAAGTTCGTCTTCAGTGACTCTAAACCACCGCCCCACTGCCTTCACCTTCCTGCCTTTGCATACCTGCCTTTGCTTCGCCAGGTTGGCTGGGCCCTGGCCAGAGCTGGTCCCCCTACTCTCTCAGGTAACAGGTAGcagttttttaaatggaatctCAGTAGGTATCAACAggtctttcctccttcctcaagATTATGGAGATAACACCCCTTATTCAAAGATGGCGGGTCCTCTGGGCCCTCCGCCACCCAGGCCAGGGAAGTTGATTCACAGAGTGTGGGGGCCATGCCCCTTCCCAGCCCTCcttcccccccctccccccagctcTCTGATCAGCCCCCTCCCATCCCTGAGCCTGGATGCCTTAGCAGTCAACACAGACCTGCTCTTGTTAGCAGAGTGACAGGAGCGATGTGCTGGGAAACTGCACATCTACTTGGGGAAAGGGGACGAGTTTGCATCCTCTGAGCACAGATAAGGAACTTGAGGTCTCCCTGCTCccgttagaaagaaaaaaatctctagcTCTTAGGGATCAGCGTCTCTCAGGAGTCAGACTACCCTGGttctgaatcccagctctgccatggaTAAGCTGCGTGGCCCCAGGCAAGttactgaacctctctgagcctcagacaTTATATCTGTTATATCTGGATGGCTGGGAAGATTCAACAAAGCAATGTTGTATGAGATGCCTAGCTCACACCAGCCAGGGCACTGATTTGAGTCGGCAGAGCATATAACTTGAGAACAAGTAGACCTATGGGAGCATCCTCTACTGGAGGGAGTGACAGACTAACATCTTCAGTGCTGGAGTTTTAGGATCTGGGAGTTGAGCTTGACTCAGACAGGAGCCATGGAGTTGGAAAGAAATCAGACTCATAGTACAGGAAgagcctcaggcaatcctcctgcccagcACCCTGCCGCACCCTCTGTCTGCCTAGTGAGGGACTGGGTCACTAGGAGCCCAGGCTCATCTTCCGGTGCAGCCACCTAGCCTGCCTCGGCCCTCTTCCCAGCAGTGAAATGAGGAAATCGCAGGGGGGGCTTTTGTGGAGTGAACTACCATTATCAGGGTTTTTCTAACACCATTTTCTAGCTGCACAAAACTCAAGgaacaaactaggaataaaccTCCCCAAGAAAGCACAGGGGCTTTTTAAGAAGGAACTTCTGAGGACTGCAGAGGGAAACCTGAATTATGGAGACACATGGTCCTGAAAAGAAAGATGCAGTACTGTAAAGGTATTATTTCTCCTCAAAGTAGTTTCTAAATTTAAATGCAATCAAAGCCCCAGTagtgggggttttttgtttgtttgtttgtttgttttggagacggagtctgtgtcacccaggctggagtgcagtggcctgatctcagctcactgcaacctccacctcctgggttcaagcgattctcctgcctcagcctcctgagtagctgagattgttggcgtgtgccaccacacctgctaatttttgtatttttagtggagatagggtttcaccatgttggccaggctggtctcaaagtgcctgccttggcctcccaaggccaggcactcaagtgatctgcctgccttggcctcccaaagtgccaggattacaggcgtgagccaccgcacctggcctttttttttttttttttttttttttttgagttggaatctctctctgtcgccaggctggagtgcagtggcgtgatctcagctctctgcaacctccatctcctgggttcaagcgattctcctgcctcagtctcccaagtagctgggactacaggcatgtgccaccacgcccagctaatttttgtatttttagtagagacgaggtttcaccatgttggccaggatggtctcgatctcttgacctcatgatctgcccgcctcagcctcccaaagtgttcttgtttttttttttgtttttgtttttgttttttttttaaagagaatgtaACAGAATTATCCCAAAGTTCagatggaatatttttaaaagatgagtaaTATTGGGGAACTTGCCCTCTGGATAGTAAGTTGTTTTataaagctacaaaaattaaaacagtgtgcACAGGTCCTAGCATCTCACtgtgaatgaaacagaatagaaagtctaGAAATAGTCCCAGATGTGTTCCTTACAAGCATTGACATTATGGGGAAAGTAGCATTTTACACCATTGGGGGAGGAGGCCACTCACTGGGACCCCCCAACCAATGGGGGAAAAGTATGGCTAGGATCCCTATTTCATCCTGTATACTGGAATAGATTCCAGATGTGTTACAAGTGAGTAATGAGACAAtaatcactatcatcatcattattgctTGCTGGATGGAGAAAGGTGAAGTCTGGATGACATTCTTATGgagagcagttttcttttttgcatttgaTCCCCCACTTCCGTTACAAATAAAACATGTAAGGCATTGTGCCAGGAAGGAATCTGCACACACAGGCAGGGGACAAGGCAgtagtgcggtggctcacagcagCGCAGCAGCAGCTATCAGGGGCAAGTGGGTTTCTCCTGCCTCTGTGGGCTGAGTGGGGCTGGGAGACGGGGCCTCCAGCTCCATAAGCCTTTTCCCTCCTCCACAGAGCCAGGAGAgggcccaccccaccccacaggtCCTGCCTGCCTGGCTCCCAGCTCTCTACCTCCCAACGCCGGACCTGCATGGCCCAACATCTATGGCAGTGGGTTTCAAGCTTATTTTTTATAGCAGAACCCCTTTTACAAATGTAACCCTGATCTGTGAATGATCAGGGAAAGGGAGGGATTAGGGCAGCCAGGGACAAGACAGAGGGCACCCTGGAGACCAAGGAGGAGAGGACTCTCCCTTCTCGCTCATCTAATGCTGCAGAAGTGGGGACCCAAAGGCCTGCAGCGCAGAGGGCCCTGGCAGGACAGAGCACTAACCCTGAGAATGGAGACCGAGTTCATCTGGGGACTCAGCTGGATACAGAGATAGAATGTTTCCCTTTGTGGCTTAGGGCGACAGCTCTAATCCCTTTCCCATCTGGGGTTAAACAGCTCGGATTGGTGACCTCCTTTCCAGGTAACACGAGCACCCAACTCCAGGAGATTTTCCCCCGTGTGGTCCAGGCAGAGCTTGCAAACTCTGAACCACGCAGAAGGGACTAGAGCCCCTCTCGCCCTGTGGCTTACAACTTGGCTGCCCACTGGGATGCCCTGGGGAGCTTTCAACCCTGCTGCCCCACCTTGGACCTTAAATCAGACTCTGAGGATGGGGCCGGAGCATTATgctcctccaggtgattctgatgggcCCTGTCTAACTACTGTATTTTTCTGAAGCCCAAGGGGCAGCGACTTGCCAAGGGTCACATAGCAAGTCTGTGACTAAGAAGCCCCAGTCACACCAAGGAAGACATGGAGAGGGTCTGTCGATGCCAAGGCTCTGGGGCAGCAAGAATGAGGGGAGGGGATGTGTGAGCTGAGGGTAGCAGGCAGTGGGAGAAGAGCCGGTGGAGGAGGTGCTTCTGGACCTGGAAGACTTCAGGAATTCACAGATAGCAAAGAACTCAAGGATCTTCCTCTCCCATTTCATAGCAGGGAAGACTGAAGCACAAAGTCACAGAGGACTTGGATGGAAAGGCATCAGTCTGGTGGGTCACTTGTTAGTACCCAGGATTTCTGGAGACTGGTGGGTCAGAGGCTAGCCCAAGAGGGTGGCCCTGGTCTCTTTCTCTTTGACAAGCCTTAGGATTGGTTTCTCTCCAGGCTTACTTGGACTCTTCATGAAGGCCTTGCAAATGATAACCACAGCAGCCACTGGACCAGAATCAGACTTTGTTTTGAATCCTGGTCCCCCAGGGAGGCAAGCGAACTATAACCATTCTGGCTTCAGATTCCCCCTCTTTAAAATGGAATTCC
It includes:
- the LOC103889468 gene encoding LOW QUALITY PROTEIN: uncharacterized protein LOC103889468 (The sequence of the model RefSeq protein was modified relative to this genomic sequence to represent the inferred CDS: inserted 1 base in 1 codon) gives rise to the protein MRFEGSTVPLSAAGCANGPGSPASRPLPLPSLSLSLFLSCLSAYPPQPRRRGVASLVALLSCPSCVPFSSLGLQKGRGGGWGASGEEGKSVGCELAGDARLRARRELRANPGPRSVPPRCLGVARAXVASPSAQRRRGGACEVQDPRGPRRSRGAAGPVSLCLQSLGPVRRAPRAPGEDNRCLLPHPGSSGGSPHARWRHCAYRQR